The proteins below come from a single Saccharopolyspora sp. SCSIO 74807 genomic window:
- a CDS encoding NADH-quinone oxidoreductase subunit N has translation MTMNENPAALIPELALVAGAVLGLLLGSWLPRHRQWLVRIVVATACVVGLAATSIAMRAAPETVFGDSFAVDTATNAARFIVLAATLLTLCLSIDTVDSHHRETEFYALVQLGALGTIMLVGALDLLLLVAAYLLASLPLYALAGFGKDAPGTEAALKYYLMGVLFGVLMLAGTTVLYGTGGATDYATLARTLPDTSRAAVAIGVLAVLAGLLFKIGGVPAHFWVPDVTDGATTPVAAFVTTVPKIGGLAAAYRLVVEALPAVSLDWPLLIAILATASMTLGNLAAFFQENVRRLLAYSTISQVGYVLMAVAVATRSGLALPALLFYLAAYTVTNLGAFAVVAELPDARRLADYRGLARRHPGLAAVLVVCLLGLVGTPPTAVFLGKLVVFTATINGDLAWLAVVAVINTVASLFYYLRWIAPALFTAPDREHDTLVPAGRFAALGAYTAGTASLALGLAGGLVLPLGAGPLLP, from the coding sequence ATGACCATGAACGAGAACCCCGCCGCGCTGATCCCCGAACTCGCCCTCGTCGCCGGAGCCGTGCTGGGTCTGCTGCTGGGCTCCTGGCTGCCACGGCACCGGCAGTGGCTTGTGCGCATCGTCGTGGCCACTGCGTGCGTCGTCGGCCTGGCGGCCACCTCCATCGCGATGCGTGCGGCCCCCGAAACGGTCTTCGGTGACAGCTTCGCCGTCGACACCGCCACCAACGCGGCCCGATTCATCGTGCTGGCTGCCACCCTGCTCACGCTGTGTTTGTCGATCGACACCGTCGACTCCCACCATCGGGAAACCGAGTTCTACGCCTTGGTGCAACTGGGCGCACTCGGCACGATCATGCTCGTCGGCGCACTCGACCTGCTGCTGCTCGTGGCCGCCTACCTCCTCGCTTCCTTGCCGCTGTACGCGCTGGCCGGGTTCGGCAAGGATGCGCCGGGCACCGAGGCTGCATTGAAGTACTACCTCATGGGCGTCTTGTTCGGCGTCCTCATGCTCGCCGGGACCACCGTCCTCTACGGCACCGGCGGAGCCACCGACTACGCCACGCTCGCCCGCACACTGCCCGACACCTCCCGTGCCGCGGTCGCGATCGGCGTGCTCGCCGTCCTCGCCGGGCTGCTGTTCAAAATCGGCGGCGTGCCCGCGCACTTCTGGGTTCCCGACGTCACCGACGGCGCCACGACACCCGTCGCCGCGTTCGTCACCACAGTGCCCAAGATCGGTGGCCTGGCCGCCGCCTACCGGCTCGTCGTCGAGGCACTGCCCGCGGTGAGCCTCGACTGGCCCCTGTTGATCGCGATCCTGGCCACCGCATCGATGACGCTGGGAAACCTCGCCGCGTTCTTCCAAGAGAATGTCCGCCGCCTGCTGGCCTACTCCACGATCAGCCAAGTCGGCTACGTTCTCATGGCCGTTGCGGTCGCCACCCGCAGCGGTCTCGCCCTGCCCGCCCTGCTGTTCTACCTAGCCGCCTACACCGTGACCAACCTCGGCGCGTTCGCCGTCGTCGCCGAACTCCCCGACGCGAGACGACTCGCCGACTACCGCGGCTTGGCCAGGCGGCATCCCGGATTGGCCGCCGTCCTCGTCGTGTGCCTGCTCGGCCTGGTCGGAACCCCGCCCACCGCGGTGTTCCTCGGCAAACTCGTCGTGTTCACCGCCACGATCAACGGTGACCTCGCGTGGCTGGCGGTCGTCGCGGTCATCAACACCGTCGCCAGCCTCTTCTACTACCTGCGCTGGATCGCCCCAGCTCTGTTCACCGCCCCCGACCGCGAGCACGACACGCTCGTTCCGGCCGGACGGTTCGCAGCGCTCGGCGCCTACACCGCCGGAACAGCCTCCCTCGCCCTCGGCCTCGCAGGAGGACTCGTGCTCCCCCTCGGTGCCGGACCCTTGCTGCCGTAG